One genomic segment of Myxococcus guangdongensis includes these proteins:
- a CDS encoding Vgb family protein, whose product MRTHLRVLFRSSLLLLSIGAPALASDLHAAPWVCRDSRGAVGDVGEISLPAGSGPLSITLGPDLALWYTQAGSGKIGRATRAGALSEFALPTASAGVQQIASSFDGNLWFTELAANQMGRITPAGVVTEFALPNRGSSPAGIAAGLDGNVWFTQLTGNRIGRITPSGEITEFALPTAAAQPRAITQGFDGNLWFVEQAANKVGSISFEGVIREFALPTERSSPSSIVAGLDGNLWFTQQAANQIGRITPDGVVTEFPLPTAASQPNAIALGPDGQLWFTQLAGNRIGRITHSGAITEFALPTANSRPSGIVIAPPGNWCLDAHVWFTERGSHKLGKLRAIAVP is encoded by the coding sequence ATGCGCACCCATCTCCGTGTCCTGTTCCGCTCCTCGTTGTTGCTGCTCTCCATCGGCGCTCCCGCCCTGGCGTCCGACCTGCACGCCGCCCCCTGGGTGTGCCGCGATTCCCGCGGCGCCGTGGGAGACGTTGGGGAGATTTCCCTGCCCGCCGGCTCGGGTCCGCTCAGCATCACCCTGGGGCCCGACCTGGCGCTCTGGTACACGCAGGCCGGCTCCGGGAAGATTGGCCGCGCCACCCGTGCTGGCGCCCTCTCCGAGTTCGCGCTGCCCACGGCGAGCGCGGGCGTGCAGCAGATTGCCTCCAGCTTCGATGGGAACCTCTGGTTCACGGAGCTGGCCGCCAACCAGATGGGCCGCATCACGCCGGCCGGCGTGGTGACGGAGTTCGCGCTGCCCAACCGGGGCTCCAGCCCCGCGGGCATCGCGGCGGGCCTGGATGGCAATGTCTGGTTCACCCAGCTCACTGGCAACCGCATCGGACGCATCACCCCCTCGGGTGAAATCACCGAGTTCGCCCTCCCCACGGCCGCCGCGCAGCCCCGCGCCATCACCCAGGGTTTCGACGGGAACCTGTGGTTCGTCGAGCAGGCGGCGAACAAGGTCGGCTCCATCTCCTTCGAGGGCGTCATCCGCGAGTTCGCCCTGCCCACCGAGCGCTCCTCACCGTCCTCCATCGTCGCGGGGCTGGATGGGAACCTCTGGTTCACCCAGCAGGCCGCCAACCAGATTGGCCGCATCACCCCGGACGGCGTGGTGACGGAGTTCCCGCTGCCCACCGCCGCGAGCCAGCCGAACGCCATCGCCCTGGGGCCGGATGGCCAGCTCTGGTTCACCCAGCTCGCCGGCAATCGCATCGGCCGCATCACCCATTCGGGCGCCATCACCGAGTTCGCCCTGCCCACGGCCAACAGCCGCCCGTCTGGCATCGTCATCGCGCCCCCCGGCAACTGGTGCCTGGATGCGCATGTCTGGTTCACCGAGCGCGGCAGCCACAAGCTCGGGAAGCTGCGGGCCATCGCCGTTCCCTGA